A window from Corynebacterium singulare encodes these proteins:
- a CDS encoding alpha-(1->3)-arabinofuranosyltransferase domain-containing protein, with protein MRARIGGLVCLALVVVVQPWGLTAADTKHDLVANPSGFLAGALHAYTDTFTLGQLQNQAYGYLFPQGLFFLLTDPLPDWIAQRLWWFLSLAVGFGGFFRLVRAALPAAPAHAALAGGLLYALSPRVLTTLGAISSETWPVMLAPWVVLPFLRAGRLTWRDAAPSVVAVACMGAVNATATLAACLPAGLVLVWCRAGRTGLAWLAGCAAVSAWWIVPLLILGRYAPPFTEFIESAGVTTRWLNLAEILRGTTSWAPFVDTERVAGTALATEPVFVLFTVGVAALGLVGLARLPRMWSVMLLIGVAVLGTHAAWYLDALDGPLAALRNVHKFDPLVRIPLLLGVAAVVSRMGLPHSVHPTRRQAAGLLVGLIMVGATAPAWSGRLLPKGAYEEVPAYWHEAADFMNSLNTRVLIYPPASFARQDWGWTRDEPAQPLLRVPWAVRDAIPLIPPEAIRGLDGAMAQISRDPATAPDVLQRLGIGAVAVRHDLISGSSARIPGEVHTFGEVDVVVFDSDLSMNLAPADLPRVAGGGEALALLQGPHELVPSDASIVTDSPSLRDRNYGTLDGPVSAPLAPTDPSTVRNRLRDYPSAGPLTQVVEHDGRVTASSSAADASAFGGANPARSMTAAVDGENSTAWWPAPGDTGWLELHAATEWTAPTLRLMTTGTTEVTIHNGDSSVTVTMEAFRARDIRVPGARASTIRIEPQRRTGIAEASIVDQPTPRRLVTVPDTSPSAEQFLFQQDNEGVLIRSFTAPRSMTVRVSGEKPVLIDDLPHSPGSTLTLPAGQHLVRTTGAWAALTDTASALPAPLPASSRALSVSDRGYTPLAPDEAIEPADHDRLLITGRAFNEGLRGELRYPGSEPLHLEPRSVDADTQAFLIPAGAAGRVHLSFVADRAYRVSLGLGGALAALTTAFCLLALSRPPRRAVTAALPAAHHSVPSHPTSVIIALMIAATMTLVAGLPGLATAAAAWAVTRWTTLRADYLAGALALAAGAMLARAPWPSDGYAGDSLLVQLLCVAAITCACLPPRGEA; from the coding sequence GTGCGCGCGCGCATCGGGGGGCTTGTGTGTCTAGCCCTCGTGGTCGTGGTGCAGCCGTGGGGGCTGACCGCCGCCGACACCAAACATGACCTCGTGGCCAACCCCTCCGGGTTCTTGGCCGGTGCCCTGCATGCCTATACGGACACCTTCACTCTGGGACAGCTACAGAACCAAGCCTATGGATACCTCTTCCCGCAGGGCTTGTTTTTCCTGCTGACGGACCCGCTTCCGGATTGGATAGCCCAGCGCCTGTGGTGGTTTCTGTCGCTGGCCGTGGGCTTTGGGGGTTTCTTCCGGTTGGTTCGCGCGGCGCTTCCCGCGGCACCTGCCCACGCGGCTCTTGCGGGTGGGTTGCTCTATGCGCTCTCTCCCCGCGTGCTCACGACGCTCGGCGCGATTTCCTCAGAGACGTGGCCGGTCATGTTAGCGCCCTGGGTGGTGCTGCCTTTTCTTCGGGCCGGGCGGCTGACCTGGCGGGATGCCGCGCCCTCGGTCGTGGCGGTGGCCTGCATGGGCGCGGTCAACGCCACGGCCACGCTAGCCGCCTGCCTGCCCGCAGGTTTGGTTCTGGTGTGGTGTCGCGCGGGCCGAACTGGGCTGGCCTGGTTGGCTGGCTGCGCTGCTGTCTCCGCGTGGTGGATTGTTCCGCTGCTCATTCTGGGCCGCTATGCCCCGCCATTTACGGAGTTCATCGAGTCCGCTGGGGTAACCACCCGCTGGCTCAACCTGGCGGAGATCCTGCGCGGCACAACAAGCTGGGCGCCCTTTGTGGATACCGAGCGCGTCGCCGGCACGGCGTTGGCCACCGAGCCCGTCTTTGTGCTGTTCACGGTTGGCGTGGCCGCCCTGGGGCTGGTGGGCCTGGCGCGCCTGCCGCGCATGTGGAGTGTCATGCTGCTGATCGGCGTAGCCGTGTTAGGCACGCATGCCGCGTGGTACCTCGATGCGTTGGATGGGCCGCTAGCCGCGTTGCGCAACGTGCACAAATTCGACCCGCTGGTGCGCATACCGCTTCTGCTGGGCGTTGCTGCGGTGGTGTCACGGATGGGTCTGCCACACAGTGTGCATCCCACGCGCCGCCAAGCGGCAGGCCTTCTCGTGGGCCTGATCATGGTGGGTGCTACTGCCCCCGCCTGGTCTGGGCGGCTACTGCCAAAGGGCGCGTATGAGGAGGTGCCCGCCTACTGGCATGAGGCGGCCGACTTCATGAACAGCTTGAATACGCGCGTGCTCATCTACCCGCCCGCTTCCTTTGCCCGGCAGGACTGGGGCTGGACGCGCGATGAGCCTGCGCAGCCGCTTCTCCGCGTGCCCTGGGCCGTGCGCGACGCCATCCCCCTCATCCCTCCTGAAGCCATTCGTGGTCTCGACGGCGCGATGGCGCAGATTTCACGCGATCCCGCGACTGCCCCGGACGTCCTCCAGCGCCTGGGCATCGGCGCAGTGGCGGTGCGCCACGACCTTATCTCCGGTTCCTCGGCCCGAATTCCCGGCGAGGTCCACACGTTTGGTGAGGTCGACGTCGTCGTCTTCGACTCCGATCTCTCTATGAACCTGGCGCCTGCGGATCTGCCGCGCGTGGCCGGTGGCGGTGAGGCGCTGGCGCTCCTGCAGGGACCGCATGAGCTCGTGCCTTCCGACGCCTCCATCGTCACCGACTCGCCCTCCCTGCGTGACCGCAACTACGGCACGCTCGACGGCCCAGTCTCCGCGCCGCTGGCGCCGACCGATCCGTCGACTGTGCGCAATCGCCTGCGCGACTACCCCTCCGCTGGCCCGCTCACGCAGGTGGTGGAACACGATGGCCGCGTGACTGCGTCGTCGTCAGCCGCGGATGCGTCTGCTTTCGGCGGTGCGAACCCGGCGCGCTCAATGACCGCGGCCGTCGACGGCGAGAACTCCACCGCCTGGTGGCCAGCCCCCGGTGATACCGGCTGGCTGGAGCTCCACGCGGCCACGGAGTGGACCGCGCCCACGCTCAGGCTCATGACCACCGGCACGACTGAGGTGACCATCCACAATGGTGACTCCTCCGTCACCGTCACCATGGAGGCCTTCCGCGCCCGCGATATCCGTGTGCCCGGGGCCCGGGCCTCCACCATCCGCATCGAGCCCCAGCGCCGCACGGGCATTGCGGAGGCGTCCATCGTTGATCAGCCAACGCCGCGCCGCCTGGTCACGGTGCCTGATACCTCACCCAGTGCGGAGCAATTCCTCTTCCAGCAGGATAATGAAGGTGTTCTCATCCGCTCTTTCACCGCGCCGCGTTCTATGACCGTGCGCGTGTCCGGTGAAAAGCCCGTGCTTATCGACGACCTCCCCCACTCCCCCGGCTCCACCCTCACCCTCCCCGCCGGTCAGCACCTCGTGCGCACGACCGGCGCGTGGGCCGCGCTGACCGATACCGCGTCCGCGCTTCCCGCTCCCCTGCCCGCTTCGTCCCGCGCGCTGTCCGTTTCTGACCGTGGCTATACTCCACTCGCCCCCGACGAAGCCATCGAACCCGCTGACCACGACCGCCTCCTCATCACCGGCCGCGCCTTCAACGAGGGTTTGCGTGGCGAACTCCGCTACCCCGGCTCCGAGCCGCTTCACCTTGAACCGCGCTCCGTCGACGCCGATACCCAAGCCTTCCTCATTCCTGCCGGTGCCGCCGGCCGCGTCCACCTCTCTTTTGTTGCTGACCGCGCCTACCGCGTGAGCCTCGGCCTCGGCGGCGCTCTCGCCGCGCTCACCACGGCTTTCTGCTTGTTGGCCCTCTCCCGCCCGCCCCGGCGGGCCGTTACTGCGGCCCTGCCCGCGGCACACCACTCAGTCCCGTCTCACCCCACTAGTGTCATAATCGCCCTGATGATCGCGGCAACGATGACGCTCGTGGCTGGCCTGCCCGGCCTTGCCACCGCTGCTGCAGCATGGGCCGTCACGCGTTGGACCACGCTGCGCGCTGACTACCTCGCGGGCGCGCTTGCCCTCGCCGCCGGCGCGATGCTCGCCCGCGCGCCCTGGCCCTCCGATGGTTATGCCGGCGACTCGCTCCTTGTGCAACTACTCTGCGTCGCGGCTATTACCTGTGCGTGCCTCCCGCCCCGAGGTGAGGCTTAA
- a CDS encoding acyltransferase family protein — MRFLPELEGVRALAALAVVVTHVSFQTATGWAWAERLDYGVAVFFVLSGFLLWRRRHAHTVGQYFLSRVARLAPLYVVCVVAVLALLPDASPLSLPQLLTNLTGTQLYIADGLVPGLTQLWSLSVEFAFYAVLPLLAWGLDKLSARGRVAFIAVAGLLSLGWGFLPFVASYESGQVNTQIWPPAYFSWFAVGMLAAEAEAAGVRVRAGRIVRPACWAVALGCVWLASREWFGPQGLVHPAPDEFARRIAVGAVCGACIVVPVALAPRQSWLSSEWMRALGRWSYGVFLWHVAVLAIAFPLLGVSAFSGSAWDFAVVLVFTVVVSCALSAATYVLVEVPGRDLLRSLAASRGRIIVPRSLPRQAADPARSARAGSRSARANTRSAHAKTRSARANSCRNP; from the coding sequence ATGCGCTTTCTCCCCGAGCTCGAAGGCGTGCGTGCGCTGGCGGCCCTGGCGGTCGTGGTCACGCACGTGTCCTTCCAGACGGCCACCGGCTGGGCCTGGGCCGAGCGCTTGGACTACGGGGTGGCGGTTTTCTTCGTGCTCAGCGGTTTTTTGCTGTGGCGCCGGCGGCATGCGCACACGGTGGGGCAGTATTTTCTTTCCCGTGTGGCGCGTTTGGCGCCGTTGTATGTGGTGTGCGTGGTGGCGGTACTCGCCTTGCTTCCCGACGCCTCCCCCCTCTCCCTCCCTCAACTCCTCACCAACCTGACCGGCACGCAGCTGTATATCGCCGATGGGCTGGTTCCGGGGCTGACGCAGTTGTGGTCGCTGAGCGTGGAGTTCGCTTTTTACGCGGTGTTGCCACTGCTGGCCTGGGGGTTGGATAAGTTGTCAGCGCGTGGGCGGGTGGCGTTTATTGCTGTTGCCGGTCTGCTGAGCCTCGGGTGGGGCTTCCTGCCCTTTGTGGCCTCGTATGAATCAGGCCAGGTCAACACGCAGATTTGGCCGCCGGCGTACTTCTCGTGGTTCGCGGTGGGCATGCTGGCGGCGGAGGCGGAAGCGGCCGGGGTGCGCGTGCGCGCAGGTCGCATCGTCCGTCCTGCCTGCTGGGCGGTGGCTTTGGGCTGCGTGTGGCTGGCGAGCCGCGAATGGTTTGGCCCGCAGGGCCTAGTTCACCCGGCCCCGGATGAGTTCGCGCGCCGCATTGCGGTGGGGGCTGTGTGCGGGGCCTGCATCGTGGTGCCGGTGGCGCTCGCGCCGCGTCAGAGCTGGCTGTCTTCCGAGTGGATGCGGGCGCTGGGCCGCTGGTCTTACGGGGTTTTCCTGTGGCACGTGGCGGTGCTGGCCATCGCCTTCCCGCTCTTAGGCGTTTCGGCTTTTTCTGGTTCTGCCTGGGACTTCGCGGTGGTGCTGGTCTTTACGGTGGTCGTGAGCTGCGCGCTGTCTGCCGCGACTTATGTGCTGGTGGAGGTCCCGGGCCGCGACTTGCTCCGCTCCCTAGCGGCCTCCCGCGGCCGCATCATTGTTCCGCGCTCTCTGCCCCGTCAAGCTGCCGACCCCGCCCGCTCCGCTCGCGCTGGCTCCCGCTCCGCTCGCGCTAATACCCGCTCCGCTCACGCTAAAACCCGCTCCGCTCGCGCTAATTCTTGCCGAAACCCCTGA